The Candidatus Dependentiae bacterium genome segment AAAAATTAACTACCTTATGATTAACCGGCTCCTTGATAAAAACTTCAAGACCTGCTTGAGAGAAAAACCCATAGCCCTGTTCGCCTGGAAATCTAATCCCATTATGACAAGAAGATTCAGCTGTAAGCATACCTCCATCACCATAATCCGTTCCAATCAAAATATCACTTTTTTGTTTTGTACCGGCCATGACATCTTTGATATAATCATACGCTTCATGATACCAGTTTATTGCATAATAAGCGTGAAAACTTGCTTGTTTTTCTTGAATAAATTTATCCAAATGCGTTAAGAATCTTTTTTTACTTCGTTCTAATTGATCACTCTCGCTGTAGATATAATCTATAAAATTTATTTCAATATGTTTAAATCCAAGTTCAATAAGCATAACAACAATAAAAAACTCTAATTGAGCACCTCCAGTTGCAAGTGAGGTGAATACAATTTTTCTTGATGAATCATATTTTTTTGAACACATATCGTTAAGTATAAAAAGAAGAAGCAGCATTCGATCTTGTGCACTTGCCTGTCCACATGAACACCAGCCTAGAGTATCGACTGAACCTACTTTTTTGAATTCAAAATAAAAGTTACGTAACCTTTTGAAAAGGCGTACAACAAATAATTCTTCATTTTGTGTTATATTTTTTTCGTTCTTATCGAGCTCTTGATAGTCGTAAATATTTTTGAAATATTGTTTACGTAAATTGTTTGGATTTAGAGCAAAATTTAAAAGCGCTTCTTGAAATTGCTTTGTTCCATCCTTTTCAAAAAAATGTAAATCATATCTAAATAATCCATCCAAAACCGCATGATATGTTCGACCATCTGAATAAACCGTTAAAAGCAGAATCAAGAATACGCTCAAGCGAAAAGATCCCATAGTCCCCCCTAATGAAACCCCAATAGATAAGAGAATTATAAGAAAGTAAGAAATAAAAATGCAAGCATTTTGGGAATTAAAAAACAACTAAGCAGCTACCAATCACAAGCAGTGCAAATGCAACAACCAAAGTATTAAAATATTTATCAATAAAAGTCTTAATCATTGGTCCCCAATAATAAATTGCTCCTGCAAGCATAAAAAAACGTGCCGCTCGAGCAATCAATGAAAAAATAATAAAGGGGGCAAACGGAAGCTTACAAAAACCTGCAGATATCGTTATTGCCTTGTAGGGCACCGGCGTAAAACCACCAATTAAAACAGCCCACGTTTCATACAACGTATATTTTGCAACAAGCGCATTAAACGTACTTTCAGAAATCAGCCAATAGACAAGCTGAGCACCAATGGTCTGCCACATGCATGCACCAATCAAATATCCAAAAGCTCCACCAGCAACCGAAGCAAATGTTGCAATAGCTGCATAGTGCAAACCACGATTACTGTTCTGAAGACAAAAAAGAATAAGAAGCGGATCAACTGGAATAATGAATATCGATGATTCAATAAAAAAGAATGCGACAAGCCACCACTCTGCGTAAGGTTGTTGAACCTTGCTGCCCATCCAGTCATAGACTATACGTATAGCTTTCATAGAGCACTCCTTTTTTATTAAATTTTATAACTCAATCAAACTCAGAATAGCTGTTTGCCAACATCTTTCAAGACAATAGAATTACACGCGCATACACCAGGACAAATCTCTTGATTCTTTGACCCCACCATGTAATCATAAAAATTCAAAACGAATACTCAGGAAAAAAGGATTAAGAAGATGAAG includes the following:
- a CDS encoding DedA family protein yields the protein MKAIRIVYDWMGSKVQQPYAEWWLVAFFFIESSIFIIPVDPLLILFCLQNSNRGLHYAAIATFASVAGGAFGYLIGACMWQTIGAQLVYWLISESTFNALVAKYTLYETWAVLIGGFTPVPYKAITISAGFCKLPFAPFIIFSLIARAARFFMLAGAIYYWGPMIKTFIDKYFNTLVVAFALLVIGSCLVVF